The following nucleotide sequence is from Mycobacterium sp. Z3061.
CCCCCAGCAACTGGGTCGACGCCAGGCCCATGTTCTCGTAGGCCTGATTGACGATCAGCTTCTGCGCCCGCAGCTGCGACAACGGGATCTGCGCCAGTTCCGCCGCGATCTCAGCGACCCGGGCCTCCAGCCGCTCGAACGGCACCGCCTCGTTGATCAGTTCGATCTCGGCGGCCTGCACACCGGTCAGCGGCCGGCCGGTCAGCGAGTGCCATTTCACTTTGGCCAGGCTCAGCCGGTACAGCCACATCCCGGTCAGATAGGCGCCCCACATCCTGCTGTACGGGGTGCCGATCACGGCGTCCTCGCTGGCGATCACGATGTCGGCACACAGGGCGTAGTCGCTGGCCCCGCCGACGCACCAGCCGTGCACCTGCGCGATCACCGGCTTCGACGCCCGCCAGATGGCCATGAACTTCTGCGTCGGCGCGGTCTCGCGCGCGCTGACCATCGCGAAATCCTTACCCGGATCCCACCGTCCGTCGGTCATCATGTCCTCGCCCCAGTGCTGGAAGCCGCCGCCGAAGTCGAAACCACCGGAGAAGGCCCGCCCGGCGCCGCGCAGCACGATGACCTTGATGTCGTGGTCCCGCTCGGCCAGCCCGATGGCAGCCTCGATCTCGTCGGGCATCGGCGGGACGATGGTGTTCAGGTGTTCGGGCCGGTTGAGGGTGATGGTGGCCACCGGACCTCTGCTGGAATACAGCAGCGTTTCGAATTCGGGCTCTCCAGAAGGCATGAAGAGAAGCGAAGCCGCGCCGAATTATGGTGTCAAGCCTGTTGGCGACGTCTCATTGCCAGCCCCGCCAGCACGGCGAAGGCGACGGCTGCGCACGTGGCCAGCAGGTATATGCCGTACCGCTGGAATGCGGCGTAGAGCGACGCGATGTGATTCCCGGCCAGATACCCCGCGAAAACCCAGACCGACACCCACACCGCGGAACCCAGCGCGTTGTAGGCGAGGTAACGGCGCCAATCCATCCGAGCCAGCCCCGCTGCTATGCCGCTGGCCTGCCGCAGTCCGTCGATGAAGCGCCCGATCGAGACCACGAGGTGGCCGCGCCTGGCGAAGAAGCGTTCGGTTTTCGCCAGCCGCTCCCGGTTGAGGAACACATACGGACCGAACCGCAGGACCAGACCGCGACCGCCGTAGCGGCCGATGGCGTAGCCGGCGTTGTCGCCGCCCACCGCCGCCAACAGCCCGACGATCAGCACTGGGAGCAGCGTCAAGTGTCCGCTGGCCGCATAGATTCCGCCCGCGATCAAGATCAGCTGACCGGGCAGGGGTATTCCCACCCCTTCCAGTCCCACCAGGGCCACGATCGCCGCGTACCCGTACCGGTCGAGGGTGGGGGCAAGCGTGTCGAAGATTCCCGGCAGTTGCGCGGACATGGGTTCCAGGGTGCCCGATGCTGCTCGCAGCTAGACGTTGTAACCGTCACAGCTACGTGTCGGTT
It contains:
- a CDS encoding crotonase/enoyl-CoA hydratase family protein, whose product is MPSGEPEFETLLYSSRGPVATITLNRPEHLNTIVPPMPDEIEAAIGLAERDHDIKVIVLRGAGRAFSGGFDFGGGFQHWGEDMMTDGRWDPGKDFAMVSARETAPTQKFMAIWRASKPVIAQVHGWCVGGASDYALCADIVIASEDAVIGTPYSRMWGAYLTGMWLYRLSLAKVKWHSLTGRPLTGVQAAEIELINEAVPFERLEARVAEIAAELAQIPLSQLRAQKLIVNQAYENMGLASTQLLGGILDGLMRNTPDALDFIHTAEAQGVRAAVERRDGPFGDYSQAPPELRPNPSHVIVPDSDG
- a CDS encoding DedA family protein — protein: MSAQLPGIFDTLAPTLDRYGYAAIVALVGLEGVGIPLPGQLILIAGGIYAASGHLTLLPVLIVGLLAAVGGDNAGYAIGRYGGRGLVLRFGPYVFLNRERLAKTERFFARRGHLVVSIGRFIDGLRQASGIAAGLARMDWRRYLAYNALGSAVWVSVWVFAGYLAGNHIASLYAAFQRYGIYLLATCAAVAFAVLAGLAMRRRQQA